The Paramicrobacterium fandaimingii DNA segment TCGTGATGTCGTGCGTGTGAAAACCGTGCAGCGAGTGCTCACCAAGCGCGATGACTGACACATCACGACCACGCGTCTGAATCACCGTCGCAAGCTGCTGCGCTTCGGAGGGATCTTCCGCAAAGATGACTGTCGCCCCGGCAGCTTCCACCTCTCGCACGAGCGACTCAAGATCGCGCTGCCCACGGGTCACGACTCGAGAATTCACTCCGTGGCGATGCGTCGCCCGTGCGTACCCCGCCAAGCGATCTCGCGTCGATTCGGCGTCAAATGGCAGTTTTACGTAGAAGGACTCCGTGTGCCCGCGAGTGACAGCGAGGTCGACGAGCTGTTCGACCGCTGTCGAGTAGTCGGCTCCCACATACGGAATCCGAGGGTCGCCATCTCGACGACCGACGGCGACAAACGGGTAGTCCATTTCGACGAGGCGGGCGAGCTCCCCGGCATCCATCTGGCGCCCGAGCAATACGCACCCGTCGGCCACACGGAGTCGGCTCCCCTCCTTCAGCAGACGACGAGACCCTTCGGCCGAGTGAGAACTGGTGAACATGAGTAGATCGGCGCCGAGCTCTTCGGCCGCCGACTCGACTCCCGTCAGAAGCGGGGCGTAGAAGTCTGATGTTTCCATCGGAAACGCCGACTCGTAGGTGAACACTCCAAGGATGTTGTTCGATTTTCCCGCGAGGCTGCGCGCCACCGGATCTGCGGCGTACTTCGTATCGCGGATCACGTCAAGAACGCGCTGGCGCGTGCCGTTGGAAAGGCGAGTCGTGGTGTCTGTGCGCCCACTCAAGACGAGCGAGACCGCGGCCTGACTCACTCCCGCGAGCTCGGCAATGCGACGCTGCGTCATGCGTTGAGGACTCGCGGGGGTCACAGCATCAGCCTCCAGAACAGCATCGCGCGCCTCACGATCGTGCTCGCCGTCGAAATGATGCTGATTATCCTAACGACATTTCCGATGATTATGCGTATCATCACCCGCAACCCTTGATGTCATCAACTGCACATGGCGCCAATGACGGCGCGAGAAGGAGCACATATGAGTATTCGAAGACGTGCTGCCGCGATAGCAGCGGCAGCAGCTCTCGTCGTCACTGGTTTCGCGACGACGGCGGCCCCATCGTCAGCATCAGCGGCACCGGCAACTCGTGACGGCAACCCGCTACCGGTCTTCACACTAGACGGGCCGATCATCGACAAAGACAACGTCGACACCTGGAACCCGGGCCACGAGTTCATCTTCCCCTCGGTCTTGCATGCGAGCGAGTACCTCGATGAGCCCCTCGCAGAGTGGTACGTCTACTACGCACCCCACGATGCACCGGGCGGCATCAATCTGATGTATTCCGACTCACTCGATGGACCGTGGACTCAATACGAGAGCAACCCGCTCATTCGCAAGACGTGGGGCAATAACTACGATGTATCGCACGTTTCGGCACCGGATGCTGTCTGGAACGACGAGACGGGGGAGCTCTTTCTCTACTTCCACGGCGAGAACACCACAGATCGCTACGCGACGTCGACCGATGGTGTGACGTTCGACTACGGCGGCGTCGTGATGACGACGGAGCAGTTCGGACAGGATGCGACGGAGACGTCGTACAACCGCGTGTTTGAGAACCCCTTCCCCGAGAATGGGTGGGAGTACGCCATGTTCTTCATGGTGAACGACACGACGAACGTGCGACGCATCGGCCTGGCCTACTCACACGACATGGTGAATTGGGAACCTCAGCCAGGCTGGGTTGTCGAACCAGGCGTGGCTGAGGGCACGAACGTTGCGGGTCCTGAGATCTGGAAGTGGAGGGGAAAGCACTACGTTCTCTACGGTTCGAGCACGGGGACGATCTTCGCAAAAGAGCTCGACAGATCAATGCACGCGATCGGAGACTCGCTTCCGCTCTACGTTCCTGGAGCCACCCCGCCCGAAGACGGCAGAGCAAGCTCACCGCAGATCATCACTGTTCGCAACAAAACGCACATGATCTTCGAGATCGGCGGCCGCAGCGGCACGACGATCGCGCATGCGACGTTGGACCCTGACGGCATCCGTGATCCTCTGAATACACGACCCGAAGATCCGATGTACGAGATGTGCACGGGTGCCGGGTCGGACGAGTTCAGCGGTACTGCGTTGAGTGACGCGTGGAATGTCGTGCGAGATGACGCAAGCCGTTACTCAGTTGCAGACGGGTTCTTGAATATGTCGTCATCACCCACATCGGTCGACGGTGCGACGTTGCCCCAGCTGCCGGTTTCCGCTGACCCGTGGGAAGTCACGACGAAGCTGACGTACGCCCCCGAAGAGAAGTATCAGCAGGCGGGACTCATGCTGTACAGCGATGACCTCAACAACGCGAAGCTCACCTGGGGTTACGCCAAGGGCGGGGAGCGGGTCGACTTTGTGTGGAAGAGCAATGGAAAAGACCGCTTCGACGGATGGGCGTGGGAAGACACGCTCTTTCCACCGGAAGACATGGGCGACACCATGTGGCTGCGCGTAACGAGTGACGGTGAGTGGATCACCGCGGCGGTGTCTACCGATGGCGAGAAATTCACGACGGTCGGACGTCCGATCCCGGCGGAAGACCTCGGTGCAACCGCGATCGGTCCATCCGCATATCGCGGTGCCACTGATGCGCCTGATACAACTGCGTCGTTTGACTGGCTGAGGTTTACACCGACGGATGCTGAGTTGGCAGCCTGTTCCGGAGCATAACCTGATTCGGCACACCGTGCTTCGGTCGACGATAGTGCGCCGTGCTCTCTCGAAGAGCACGGCGCACCGTACGACAGCTCGGTGGCTCTGCATGGCAGCTCTGCATGGCAGCTCTGCATGGCAGCTCTGCATGGCAGCTCTGCATGGCCTGTCGGCTAATCGGTGCCACCCGGGCACACCTCGTAGCGCTTCGAGGGTTCTGACTCGTGCGTTTGGTGTTCCGGGGCCGCCGCGTACTCAGGTGCGCGGCCCGGTATCTCGGCCGGGGTCGTGACCGTTGCCTGATGGGTCGTCTCCGTTACCGTCGCCATTGTCTGGCCTTTCACGGCGCCCCAGATACCGTCTGTTCACATACCAGGCGGGCGGAACGAGCCTCGGATGCCCGTTGTTGTCGCGGGTGAGGTCCCATTCGCCGTGTTCGACAAGTCGATGGTGCCACCAGCAGAGGATGACGCCGTTGGTGACGTCGGTCTTACCGCCGTTTTCCCACCCTTGCACGTGGTGTGCCTCGCACAACCAGGCGGGAATGTCGCAGTCGGTGGCGGCGCACGTGTTCCCGTCGCGGGCGATCAACGCTAAACGTTGCTTCGGGGTGAACAGTCGTTGCGCGTGCCCGAGGTTCAGCACTTCGCCGTGTTCATCAATGGTGACGTTCCTCGTGTCGCCGTCGCATTGCATCTGCTTCACGAAGCTCATGGATAGTGGTGCGGGTGTTCCCGGAGACCAGGCAGCACCGGACTCGGCATCGAGGTTCTCGGCTGTCGTCGTGACCATCACCGTGGGTCCGCGGCCGTGGAGTTTCGGTGTGGAGTCTTGTTTGCCGACACCGGCGATCATCGCGGTGAACGCGTCTGCGCGTTCCTGCGGCCTTGAGCGTTCTTCGGGTGCTTGCTTATTCTCGGCGAGCTCCTCAGCATTCATAAACGTCGGGCCGGTTCGCTTCGACATAACTGCGTCAAACACCGGTTTCACCTGTGCTGCCTGTTCCGGCGACAGGGTGCCGGTGATCTTCATCGACCCATCATCCTGGTGCTTGAAGATCAGTGTGCGTGCTTGGTGCAGTTCTTCTGCTGTCGGTTCGACACCATCGGGGTCCAATGCAACACGGAACACACGCGCCTGCCCACGTACCGCATCTGCTGTGAGTGGCACTTCACCGTATGCACCGGTGGCGTTGCCGATCAGTGTCGCTTCAGCCCAATCCACCCGCTCCGGTGCCACCCGGGGCAGAATCGGTGCCAACGTGCTGGTGATCGACTCGGCAACATCCAGACCAATCGTGCCCTGGGCGAGTGCTTCAGCGGTTTGAACGAACACGGGCTCCAACGGCAGTCCGGTGTCGGACACTCGTGGCGTGGTGTGTTTCGCGAGCTTCGTGTATCGGTAGGCGGTGGAGTTCTTCACCCCCGTGACCTTCTCAAAAAGTGCCGTCGCCGATGCCCCACCGTGACGGGCAGCGAGACCATCAAACCCCGCATCCGTGTCCGAACGGCGTGCAATATCGGCGACGTTGGCGACTTGGCGACCTTCAATGAGGCGAGTGGTGTTTCCTAACAAACCGGTATATGTCAGCAGTGTGTTGGCAGAGAGAGCTGCCGGGTTAATCGCCGCGAGTCGTGCTGCGGCAGAAAGCAGGTCTTCCGCAGCCTCAACAGCGACAGCATCCGGACCGCCCTGGGGTTCGAAAGCTGATGCCGTTGCTGCGTTTTGCATGACTGAAGTCTGCCACCGACCACTGACATTCCACCGACACAAACCCCCGGTCAGAAACCCTATTGTGGATAACTCGCAAAACTTTTCCCCTGTGGACGAAGAAACAGAATCGGCACACGCGCGCGCCGCTGCCCGTTCGGGAAGCGGCGCGCACGTGGCAGGCTTGAATCAGCCCTTCAAACCAGATTGAGCGAGCCCCTGCACAAACTGCTTCTGCGCGACAAGGAACACGGCCAAGACGGGCAGAACGGTGAGCGTCGTCGCTGCGAGCTGCACATTCCACATCGGTCCCCCATACGCATCGACATACTGCGTCAGTGCCTGCGGCAACGTGAACATCTTCTTGCTCGACAGATACACGATCGGCTCGAGGTAGAGATTCCACGACTTCAAGAATGTGAAGATCGCCACGGCGGCGAGCGCCGACCGCGAGAGCGGAAACGCGATGCGCCAGAAGATCCCCCAGCGCCCCAGACCGTCCATCCGGCCCGCCTCTTCAAGCTCACCGGGCAGCCCCAAAAAGAACTGTCGCATGATGAACACGGCGAGGACCGCCGGTGCGCCGAAGATCGGAATCACAATCAGAGGCCAGTGCGTGTTGATCAGACCAAGTTCGTTCACGAACCGGAAGAGCGGCACAATCGTCACTTCAGAGGGCACAAGCAACCCCACAAGCACGATCAGAAACAGGATGTTGGCACCAGGGAAGCGAATTCGCGCGAACGCATAGCCTGCCATCGCCGCGACGAGCATGGTGCCGATCGTGACGATCGCCGCAATGTAGAGGCTGTTCCAATACTGCTGCGCGAATGGTTGCAGGCGGAATACTTCCCCGTATGCATCAAAACTCGGATCCGTCGGCCACAACGTGGGAACCTTGGCGAGAATCTCGCTCATCGGCTTCAGACTCGATGTCGCCATCCACAGGGTCGGAAAGATGAACGGGATGCTGATGACGGCCAGAACCACAACAAGGGCGATCCTGCCCCATCGACGCTTCTGCACGGCACCGGCGGATGTCGTGAGCTTCACATTGGGCGTCTGCCGTCCGGCGTTGGGAGCCTGACGCGTCATCTCGGTCTCAGTTTTCATTGAAGACCCACCTCTTTCGGGTCTGCCACTGAAGCAACGTCAGAATCAGCACGATGATGAACAGCAGCACCGAAACCGCGCTGGCATAGCCGAAGTCATTGAACCGGAACGCCTGCTGGTACAGGTAGTAGACGAGCACCGTGGTCGAATTGCCCGGGCCGCCCTGGGTGAGAACATCGATCTGCGCGAAAACTTCGAGCGAACCCACAATCGTGAGGATCGAGACGAGAAGGATCGTGGGGCTGATCATCGGCAAGGTGATCGAACGAAACCGACGCCACGCTTTCGCACCATCAATGCGCGCAGCCTCCATGAGTTCCTCGGGAACCCCCTGGAGTGCTGCCAAGAACAAGATCATGTTCATTCCGACGTTCTTGAAAACCTGCACGACGATCACGGCGAGCATCGCTGTGAAATCGCCGCGCAGCCAATTTGGCCCCTGAATGCCGAGAAGAGAGAGGAAGCCGTTGATGCCGCCGTCTGCCTGCAGGAGGAAGCTCCACACAATCGTCCACGCGACGAGGGAGACGACGACAGGCGAGAAGAAAAATGTGCGAAAAGTCGTGGTGCCCGGCAGTTTCTGATTGAGCATCACGGCGAGAAACAGGGCGAGCGTGATGTTCAGAACGACGAGCCCGATCGAGAACCACAGGCTGGCAAGCAGCGAATCGTGCAGACCCTCGTCTGACAGCATCCTCTCGTAGTTCTCACCTCCGGCGAAGGTGAACGTGTTGGCGAGCACGTTCCAGTCGTGCAGGGAGTACCAGAACATGGTGATCAGCGGAATGATCACGAAGACAAGCGACCCCAGAACGACGGGTGCGACCATCGTGTAGCCGACGATCCAGTCGCCGTGCGTTGCCGCGGAGCGACGGGGGCGTGAGACACGCCCTCGTCGCTCCGCGGTGTCGCCCGCCAGCAGTGCGGCGGTGGTTGTGGCCATGCTGCGTCAGCCCTCCAGCAGCGGTGTGATCGCCGAGCAGGTATCGCTCAGAACTGACTCCACATCGGCATCCGCCGTCCACAGAGCATCGAGCTGTTGCCGCACGGCATCTTGCAGCTTGGCGAAGTTCTTGTGCGTCGGCTTCGTCGTTGCATCTTTGATGCCGTCAACGACAACGTTCTGCAGCTGCTCTTCGCTGAGCTTCGGGTTGGCCGCGCCGAGAGTCTCAGCGTTCAATAGCGACTCGCGAGGCGGCGGGAAGTACGTGGCGAGCTTCTCTGCGTTCTCTGGGTTCGTGAAGTACGCGAGGAAGTCCGCAGCGATCGTTGGATGCGCGGCATTCGCGAAGACGCCGATTCCGGCTTGGCCGATCACGTTCTGCTTGCCCTCGGGCCCAGCGGGCAGCGGCACGAGATCCCACCCGAACGAGTCGTCAAGCGACGAGGCACGGCTGATCTGCGTGATCGTCATCGCAGCGTCGCCCGCGAAGAAGTCGGCTGTCGTTCCCGGCCCAGGCATTGCTCCTTCTTCGAAGATCGCGTTGTGAATCCACGTCATGACGTCGACCATCGCCGGATCGGTGAACGTGCACGTCGTGCCGTCTGTGCTCCACGGCGTGGCCTGCCAGCCACCCCAGACGGAGGCGAGAACC contains these protein-coding regions:
- a CDS encoding LacI family DNA-binding transcriptional regulator; its protein translation is MTQRRIAELAGVSQAAVSLVLSGRTDTTTRLSNGTRQRVLDVIRDTKYAADPVARSLAGKSNNILGVFTYESAFPMETSDFYAPLLTGVESAAEELGADLLMFTSSHSAEGSRRLLKEGSRLRVADGCVLLGRQMDAGELARLVEMDYPFVAVGRRDGDPRIPYVGADYSTAVEQLVDLAVTRGHTESFYVKLPFDAESTRDRLAGYARATHRHGVNSRVVTRGQRDLESLVREVEAAGATVIFAEDPSEAQQLATVIQTRGRDVSVIALGEHSLHGFHTHDITRLVAPRARLGTEAVRLLARIMRGDVDVETRVLLPCSIELSSTLADLR
- a CDS encoding DUF1349 domain-containing protein, which encodes MSIRRRAAAIAAAAALVVTGFATTAAPSSASAAPATRDGNPLPVFTLDGPIIDKDNVDTWNPGHEFIFPSVLHASEYLDEPLAEWYVYYAPHDAPGGINLMYSDSLDGPWTQYESNPLIRKTWGNNYDVSHVSAPDAVWNDETGELFLYFHGENTTDRYATSTDGVTFDYGGVVMTTEQFGQDATETSYNRVFENPFPENGWEYAMFFMVNDTTNVRRIGLAYSHDMVNWEPQPGWVVEPGVAEGTNVAGPEIWKWRGKHYVLYGSSTGTIFAKELDRSMHAIGDSLPLYVPGATPPEDGRASSPQIITVRNKTHMIFEIGGRSGTTIAHATLDPDGIRDPLNTRPEDPMYEMCTGAGSDEFSGTALSDAWNVVRDDASRYSVADGFLNMSSSPTSVDGATLPQLPVSADPWEVTTKLTYAPEEKYQQAGLMLYSDDLNNAKLTWGYAKGGERVDFVWKSNGKDRFDGWAWEDTLFPPEDMGDTMWLRVTSDGEWITAAVSTDGEKFTTVGRPIPAEDLGATAIGPSAYRGATDAPDTTASFDWLRFTPTDAELAACSGA
- a CDS encoding HNH endonuclease; this translates as MQNAATASAFEPQGGPDAVAVEAAEDLLSAAARLAAINPAALSANTLLTYTGLLGNTTRLIEGRQVANVADIARRSDTDAGFDGLAARHGGASATALFEKVTGVKNSTAYRYTKLAKHTTPRVSDTGLPLEPVFVQTAEALAQGTIGLDVAESITSTLAPILPRVAPERVDWAEATLIGNATGAYGEVPLTADAVRGQARVFRVALDPDGVEPTAEELHQARTLIFKHQDDGSMKITGTLSPEQAAQVKPVFDAVMSKRTGPTFMNAEELAENKQAPEERSRPQERADAFTAMIAGVGKQDSTPKLHGRGPTVMVTTTAENLDAESGAAWSPGTPAPLSMSFVKQMQCDGDTRNVTIDEHGEVLNLGHAQRLFTPKQRLALIARDGNTCAATDCDIPAWLCEAHHVQGWENGGKTDVTNGVILCWWHHRLVEHGEWDLTRDNNGHPRLVPPAWYVNRRYLGRRERPDNGDGNGDDPSGNGHDPGRDTGPRT
- a CDS encoding carbohydrate ABC transporter permease; its protein translation is MKTETEMTRQAPNAGRQTPNVKLTTSAGAVQKRRWGRIALVVVLAVISIPFIFPTLWMATSSLKPMSEILAKVPTLWPTDPSFDAYGEVFRLQPFAQQYWNSLYIAAIVTIGTMLVAAMAGYAFARIRFPGANILFLIVLVGLLVPSEVTIVPLFRFVNELGLINTHWPLIVIPIFGAPAVLAVFIMRQFFLGLPGELEEAGRMDGLGRWGIFWRIAFPLSRSALAAVAIFTFLKSWNLYLEPIVYLSSKKMFTLPQALTQYVDAYGGPMWNVQLAATTLTVLPVLAVFLVAQKQFVQGLAQSGLKG
- a CDS encoding carbohydrate ABC transporter permease, whose translation is MATTTAALLAGDTAERRGRVSRPRRSAATHGDWIVGYTMVAPVVLGSLVFVIIPLITMFWYSLHDWNVLANTFTFAGGENYERMLSDEGLHDSLLASLWFSIGLVVLNITLALFLAVMLNQKLPGTTTFRTFFFSPVVVSLVAWTIVWSFLLQADGGINGFLSLLGIQGPNWLRGDFTAMLAVIVVQVFKNVGMNMILFLAALQGVPEELMEAARIDGAKAWRRFRSITLPMISPTILLVSILTIVGSLEVFAQIDVLTQGGPGNSTTVLVYYLYQQAFRFNDFGYASAVSVLLFIIVLILTLLQWQTRKRWVFNEN